The Plectropomus leopardus isolate mb chromosome 2, YSFRI_Pleo_2.0, whole genome shotgun sequence genome has a window encoding:
- the snrpc gene encoding U1 small nuclear ribonucleoprotein C has protein sequence MPKFYCDYCDTYLTHDSPSVRKTHCSGRKHKENVKDYYQKWMEEQAQSLIDKTTAAFQQGKIPPTPFPGGPPPGGPPRPGMLPTPPMGGPPMMPMMGPPPHGMMPGGPGGMRPPMGGPMQMMPGPPHMMRHPRPMMMPVRPGMMRPDR, from the exons ATGCCTAA GTTTTACTGTGATTACTGTGACACCTACCTTACACATGATTCG CCATCAGTGAGGAAAACCCACTGCAGTGGccgaaaacacaaagaaaatgtgaaagatTACTATCAGAAATGGATGGAGGAGCAGGCTCAGAGTCTGATCGATAAAACAA CGGCTGCCTTTCAACAGGGAAAGATTCCTCCCACACCGTTCCCTGGTGGCCCTCCCCCAG GTGGTCCTCCTCGCCCAGGGATGCTACCAACGCCCCCCATGGGAGGGCCGCCTATGATGCCCATGATGGGGCCTCCACCACATGGAATGATGCCTGGCGGACCCG GAGGCATGAGGCCGCCGATGGGAGGACCCATGCAGATGATGCCAGGACCGCCACACATGATGCGTCATCCTCGACCGATGATGATGCCAGTCAGACCGGGCATGATGCGACCAGACAGATAA